A genomic region of Candidatus Blochmanniella pennsylvanica str. BPEN contains the following coding sequences:
- the nth gene encoding endonuclease III yields MNRVKRYQILCKLRDNNIRPVIELVYRSEFELLIAVLLSAQTSDVQVNKVTTSLFKVVNTPQDMLRLGVDGVKNYIKSIGLSNIKSKNIIETCRLLIDKYNGILPSNRVGLESLPGVGRKTANIILNVVFDWPTIAVDTHVFRFCNRSRFALGNTVLSVEKKLLSVVPKEFQRNCHQWLVLHGRHVCRARQPNCRVCVIKDLCEFKEKKRFIL; encoded by the coding sequence ATGAATCGCGTTAAACGTTATCAGATTTTATGCAAATTACGGGATAATAATATTCGTCCAGTTATTGAACTAGTTTATCGGTCAGAATTTGAGTTGTTGATTGCAGTATTATTGTCGGCTCAAACAAGTGATGTACAAGTTAATAAAGTAACAACGAGTTTGTTTAAAGTAGTTAATACACCCCAAGATATGTTACGTTTGGGCGTAGATGGGGTTAAAAATTATATTAAATCTATTGGTTTATCAAATATTAAATCTAAAAATATTATTGAAACTTGTCGTTTGTTGATAGACAAATATAACGGTATATTACCGTCAAATCGTGTTGGTTTGGAATCTTTACCTGGAGTTGGACGTAAAACTGCTAATATTATTTTAAATGTAGTTTTCGATTGGCCTACAATTGCAGTAGATACACACGTATTTAGATTTTGTAATCGTAGTCGTTTTGCGTTAGGAAATACTGTTTTGTCTGTAGAAAAGAAATTATTGTCGGTAGTACCAAAAGAATTTCAAAGAAACTGTCATCAGTGGTTAGTATTACATGGTAGGCATGTTTGTCGAGCTAGACAACCAAATTGTCGTGTTTGTGTGATTAAAGATTTGTGTGAATTTAAGGAAAAAAAACGATTTATATTATAG
- the fumC gene encoding class II fumarate hydratase: MAMRVEKDTMGAILVPTDRLWGAQTQRALKYFNISNEKIPFSLIKALAQIKLAAAQVNYDLKLIDCERAQAIIQSAGEVLSGIHKDEFPISVWQTGSGTQSNMNMNEVLANRANKLLSSEHNANEKFIHPNDHVNKSQSSNDVFSSAMHVAAVVTLNEQLIPKVKMLKKTLFDKSVKFNNIIKIGRTHLQDATPLTLGQEISAWVSMLEHNIDHIEVTIPHLYELALGGTAVGTGLNTHPEYAGRVVDVLSFLTKHNFVSAPNKFESLSTCDALVHSHGSLKGLAVSMMKIANDVRLLSSGPRCGIGELSIPENEPGSSIMPGKVNPTQCEAMTMLCSQIMGNDVSINIGGASGHFELNVYRPLIIYNFLQSVRLLSDGIESFHKYCIVGIQPNHERIKELLNRSLMLVTALSPYIGYDKSAEIAKKAHSEGLSLKEAALQLGYVDEQQFDLWVCPENMINSSEVF; encoded by the coding sequence ATGGCAATGCGTGTTGAAAAGGATACTATGGGTGCAATTTTAGTACCGACCGATCGATTATGGGGAGCGCAAACACAACGCGCATTAAAATATTTTAATATTTCTAATGAAAAAATTCCTTTTTCGTTAATTAAAGCATTGGCCCAAATCAAGCTGGCGGCAGCACAAGTAAATTATGATTTGAAACTGATAGATTGTGAACGGGCTCAAGCAATTATTCAATCAGCAGGTGAAGTACTATCTGGAATACATAAGGACGAATTTCCAATATCAGTTTGGCAAACTGGATCTGGAACTCAAAGCAATATGAATATGAATGAAGTTTTAGCTAATCGAGCTAATAAATTATTAAGCAGTGAACACAATGCGAACGAGAAATTTATTCATCCAAATGATCATGTCAATAAAAGTCAAAGTTCCAACGATGTTTTCTCTAGCGCAATGCATGTTGCAGCGGTAGTTACTTTAAATGAGCAATTAATACCTAAAGTTAAGATGTTAAAAAAAACTTTATTTGATAAATCTGTTAAATTTAATAACATTATTAAAATTGGTCGTACTCATCTTCAAGATGCTACTCCATTGACTTTGGGGCAAGAGATTTCTGCTTGGGTATCTATGCTAGAACATAACATAGATCATATAGAAGTTACTATACCTCATTTATATGAATTAGCGTTAGGTGGAACAGCAGTAGGGACAGGTCTAAACACTCATCCAGAATACGCCGGACGTGTTGTTGACGTATTATCATTCCTTACTAAACATAATTTTGTTAGTGCACCAAATAAGTTTGAGTCGTTATCGACATGTGATGCATTGGTGCACAGTCATGGTTCCTTGAAGGGTTTAGCCGTTTCTATGATGAAAATTGCTAATGATGTACGTTTATTATCTTCTGGCCCTAGATGTGGTATAGGCGAATTAAGTATTCCTGAAAATGAACCAGGTAGCTCGATTATGCCTGGAAAAGTTAACCCAACGCAATGTGAAGCTATGACTATGTTGTGTTCTCAAATTATGGGAAATGATGTTAGTATAAATATTGGAGGTGCATCTGGACATTTTGAATTAAATGTATATAGGCCATTGATTATATATAATTTCTTACAATCGGTACGTTTACTGTCAGATGGTATAGAAAGTTTTCATAAATACTGTATTGTAGGGATTCAACCGAATCATGAACGAATTAAAGAATTACTTAATAGATCACTTATGTTGGTTACTGCGTTGAGTCCGTATATTGGATATGATAAATCAGCAGAAATTGCTAAGAAGGCGCATTCGGAAGGGTTAAGTTTAAAGGAAGCTGCGTTACAATTGGGTTATGTTGATGAGCAACAATTTGATTTGTGGGTTTGCCCAGAAAATATGATTAATTCTTCAGAAGTATTTTAA
- a CDS encoding inverse autotransporter beta domain-containing protein, with the protein MPTFIILGIIFQIFTYNKIAWCNTLTEGIKSNVSNNIFQDDLYQKEMKLHTHDHIHHTLNFYPYTTNKLRVHAYNYRPPFSSTYKSKMQLQNDSIDMFHSFYTQRNKHKKNLSFMQLGIHNLLSEQIFNFGGGKRHLTNDKYAIGYNTFYHCPISKQSSQPYSINVGVEYWLHNTLFMLNNYYNLDNIFNPETSLQKCNIHYPRSGHQLYIQTKFPRFFEFTGKIKLEQFIYEKKYKKIFNKKNSDYYLSLDLNYQPIPMLGFSINNIFVNKQYNSTICRVLIAYQFGTPIIEQIHYTNNENKSILNNLDTIIQPFIPTIIPHHDYISINDHNHLPSLQRTQKITGYPGEIKIIKINDNNNKYVRWDLESLENHGGNIVAITNNTYALYFPNYPIIQENNIVVAYITNNTTQSHQEQKKQNIHIVVKDFVQKKLLNTNTQKKYASIVNMNNDSGINVTENTAEHTLIHHDYDQRSSIKSNNTSISNIFFAQQSQNDVCNTTTTENDQNTITEDNRIFLAPPPPPIPFPFLEKDSSGFIASSTLNDTSLLNQSVSHEDQQTHSEKNADSEGMHDSFFKSSKIEFNQSDDLSYRLFAHRKSKFASVGTTEHINKLENTIRERKKTKHLSDMEQIFVKLNLAQSSSSISEEDCATDDSSDSFNSTNKEVRYH; encoded by the coding sequence ATGCCGACATTTATTATATTAGGAATAATATTTCAAATATTTACATATAACAAAATTGCTTGGTGTAACACCCTCACAGAGGGTATTAAATCCAACGTTAGTAATAATATATTTCAAGATGATTTATATCAAAAAGAGATGAAATTACACACTCACGACCATATACATCATACTCTTAATTTTTATCCCTATACAACGAATAAACTACGTGTCCATGCATATAATTATCGACCTCCCTTTTCTTCTACTTACAAATCTAAAATGCAATTGCAAAACGATTCAATCGATATGTTTCATTCGTTTTACACGCAACGTAACAAACACAAAAAAAACTTATCCTTTATGCAATTAGGGATACACAATCTTTTATCAGAACAAATTTTTAATTTTGGAGGAGGAAAAAGACATCTAACTAACGACAAATACGCTATTGGATATAATACTTTTTATCATTGTCCTATTTCTAAACAAAGCAGTCAACCATACTCAATTAATGTTGGGGTAGAATATTGGTTACATAATACATTATTCATGTTAAATAATTATTATAATCTAGATAACATCTTTAACCCTGAAACATCATTACAAAAATGTAACATACATTATCCAAGAAGTGGTCACCAATTATATATACAAACTAAATTTCCACGCTTTTTCGAATTTACCGGAAAAATAAAATTGGAACAATTTATTTATGAAAAAAAATATAAAAAAATTTTCAATAAAAAAAATAGTGACTATTATTTATCGTTAGATCTGAATTATCAACCCATTCCTATGCTAGGTTTTAGCATAAATAATATTTTCGTAAATAAGCAATACAATAGTACAATTTGTCGAGTATTAATAGCTTACCAATTTGGTACTCCTATTATAGAACAAATTCATTATACTAATAACGAAAATAAATCAATACTAAATAACCTTGATACTATAATACAACCGTTTATACCTACGATAATTCCTCATCACGATTATATTTCCATTAACGATCATAATCATCTTCCATCCTTACAGCGTACTCAAAAAATAACAGGTTATCCTGGAGAAATTAAAATAATTAAAATCAATGATAATAATAATAAATATGTACGATGGGATTTGGAGTCATTAGAAAATCACGGAGGTAATATTGTTGCAATAACAAATAATACTTATGCGCTCTATTTCCCTAACTATCCTATTATACAAGAAAACAATATTGTTGTTGCATACATTACTAATAACACAACACAATCCCATCAAGAACAAAAAAAACAAAATATACATATTGTAGTAAAAGATTTTGTACAAAAAAAATTATTGAATACGAATACACAAAAAAAATATGCATCCATTGTTAACATGAATAATGATTCTGGAATTAACGTTACAGAAAATACGGCTGAACATACATTAATTCACCATGACTATGATCAGCGTAGTAGCATAAAGAGTAATAATACATCGATCTCAAATATCTTCTTTGCCCAGCAGTCACAGAATGATGTATGTAACACTACTACAACAGAAAACGATCAGAATACTATAACAGAAGATAATCGCATATTTTTAGCTCCTCCTCCTCCTCCCATTCCTTTTCCTTTTTTAGAAAAAGATTCATCAGGATTTATAGCATCATCAACACTGAACGATACATCGCTATTGAACCAATCTGTATCTCATGAGGATCAACAAACTCATTCTGAAAAAAATGCAGATAGTGAAGGAATGCATGATTCTTTTTTTAAATCTTCTAAAATTGAATTCAATCAAAGTGATGACTTATCGTATCGCTTATTTGCGCATAGGAAGTCTAAGTTTGCTTCAGTGGGTACTACAGAACATATAAATAAACTTGAAAATACCATAAGAGAACGAAAAAAAACTAAACACCTCAGTGATATGGAACAAATATTTGTCAAACTAAATCTTGCGCAATCTTCTTCATCCATTAGCGAAGAAGATTGCGCAACAGACGATAGTAGCGATAGTTTTAATTCCACAAATAAAGAAGTGCGCTATCATTAG
- a CDS encoding UbiX family flavin prenyltransferase, whose amino-acid sequence MLTWSWSVKIIMEQQQLRLVVGISGASGGIYGIRALTILKKCSMNIESHLIVTRNALITLQQELKMSKQSVYELADVVHFPQDIGASVASGSYPTLGMLIAPCSIRTMSEISSGMTSSLISRVADVMLKERRRLVLMIRETPLHLGHLRTMVKLTEFGAVIMPPVPAYYTHPKTIDDVICYTVARALSLFGIDTDISPTWLGIRDRTHDNIMKLN is encoded by the coding sequence ATGTTAACGTGGAGTTGGAGTGTAAAAATAATTATGGAGCAACAACAATTACGTCTAGTAGTAGGAATATCAGGGGCATCTGGTGGAATTTATGGAATCCGTGCATTAACTATTTTAAAAAAATGTTCTATGAATATAGAATCTCATCTTATCGTTACTAGAAATGCTTTGATTACATTACAGCAAGAATTAAAGATGAGCAAACAATCTGTATATGAATTAGCGGATGTTGTACATTTTCCTCAGGACATTGGAGCATCAGTTGCTAGTGGATCATATCCAACTTTAGGTATGTTAATTGCTCCATGTTCCATTAGAACTATGTCAGAAATTAGTTCAGGAATGACATCATCATTGATTAGTCGTGTTGCAGATGTAATGTTGAAAGAAAGACGTAGGCTAGTGTTAATGATCAGAGAAACTCCATTGCATCTTGGGCATTTACGTACAATGGTTAAATTAACAGAATTTGGAGCAGTAATTATGCCGCCTGTTCCTGCGTATTATACACACCCAAAAACTATAGATGACGTTATTTGTTATACTGTGGCAAGAGCTCTAAGTTTATTTGGAATTGATACCGATATTTCTCCTACTTGGTTAGGAATACGGGATCGAACTCATGATAATATCATGAAACTAAATTGA
- the kdsB gene encoding 3-deoxy-manno-octulosonate cytidylyltransferase: MNFVVIIPVRFFSTRFPGKALADINGKPMIVRVMENALDSGANKVIIATDSSCIARVIESEQSESEVCLTRSTHQSGTERLAEVAINYKFSDDQIIVHLQGDEPLLSSTMIRQVASILCSMSSTISMATLATPLSSFKEARDDNVVKVVINMNSNALYFSRSMIPWNTGDFVNHLDSKFSKTLLRHIGIYAYRVKFLRRYIAWTKSPLEQIEHLEQLRVLWHGEAIHVSVIDDVFNISVDTPESLSRVNTVFKKNKYATVHN, encoded by the coding sequence ATGAATTTTGTAGTAATTATACCTGTTCGATTTTTTTCGACGCGTTTTCCAGGGAAAGCTTTAGCAGATATTAATGGTAAACCTATGATTGTTCGTGTTATGGAAAATGCTTTAGATTCTGGAGCTAATAAAGTAATCATTGCTACAGATAGTTCTTGTATAGCGAGAGTCATTGAATCAGAGCAATCCGAAAGTGAGGTATGTTTAACACGATCTACTCATCAGTCAGGTACTGAACGTCTTGCAGAAGTAGCTATCAATTATAAATTTTCAGATGATCAAATTATCGTACATCTGCAAGGCGATGAACCCTTGCTTTCTTCTACTATGATTCGTCAAGTAGCAAGTATTTTGTGTTCAATGAGTAGTACTATTTCTATGGCTACGTTAGCAACACCATTGAGTTCTTTCAAAGAAGCACGCGATGATAATGTAGTCAAAGTTGTTATAAATATGAATAGCAATGCTCTTTATTTTTCTCGTTCTATGATTCCATGGAATACAGGAGATTTTGTAAATCATCTAGATAGTAAATTCTCTAAGACATTATTACGTCATATTGGTATTTATGCATATCGAGTTAAGTTCTTGCGTCGTTATATTGCATGGACTAAAAGTCCACTGGAACAGATTGAACACCTTGAACAGCTTCGAGTACTATGGCATGGAGAGGCAATACATGTTTCTGTAATTGATGATGTATTTAATATTAGTGTGGATACTCCAGAGTCATTAAGCCGTGTTAATACTGTATTTAAAAAAAATAAATATGCTACTGTACATAACTGA
- a CDS encoding Trm112 family protein, protein MKYQLLKIIVCPVCHSKLSFDLEKKELICNVDNLAFPIRKGIPVLLKRDARNFIL, encoded by the coding sequence ATGAAATATCAGTTATTGAAGATTATTGTGTGTCCTGTGTGTCATTCGAAATTATCTTTCGATTTAGAAAAAAAAGAGTTAATTTGTAATGTTGATAATTTGGCTTTCCCAATAAGAAAAGGAATCCCGGTTCTCTTAAAAAGAGACGCTCGTAATTTTATATTATAG
- the lpxK gene encoding tetraacyldisaccharide 4'-kinase, with product MFDRIWFKSSFFYLFLLPFSWLYGVISTLNRISYQYGWRKVYRFSVPIIIIGNLTIGGNGKTPMVLWLVEHLKRRGWKVGVISRGYKGKSNNYPIIINMNSHSEECGDEPMLIWKRTGVSVAVSPKRADAVAALLRKQELDIIISDDGLQHYALFRDIEWVIVNSVLRFGNGCWLPAGPMRERINRLHTVQAIIANGSEVGIQSGEVLMQLFPIAVVNILTGERKPLYFLNNVVAIAGIGYPTQFFDTLRSYGIIPIRSISFSDHHVYSEKMLTSLTKKDEILLMTEKDAVKCIDFAHDNWWYVHTEVKINKIDTHNLLSMVENKIRYYKGSRYNVQ from the coding sequence ATGTTTGATCGTATTTGGTTTAAATCATCGTTTTTTTATTTATTTTTATTGCCATTTTCTTGGTTATACGGTGTAATCAGTACACTGAATCGTATTAGTTATCAGTATGGATGGCGAAAAGTATATCGATTTTCGGTACCAATAATAATTATTGGTAATTTAACAATTGGAGGCAACGGGAAAACTCCGATGGTATTATGGTTAGTAGAGCACTTGAAACGTCGTGGTTGGAAGGTTGGGGTAATTTCAAGAGGATATAAAGGTAAATCGAATAATTATCCAATAATTATTAATATGAATAGCCATAGTGAGGAATGTGGTGATGAGCCTATGTTAATTTGGAAACGAACTGGAGTATCGGTCGCTGTTTCTCCAAAACGTGCTGATGCAGTTGCTGCATTATTGAGAAAACAAGAATTGGACATCATAATAAGTGATGATGGATTACAACATTATGCACTTTTTAGGGATATAGAATGGGTAATAGTTAATAGTGTGCTTCGATTTGGAAATGGTTGTTGGTTACCAGCAGGTCCCATGCGCGAACGCATTAATAGACTTCATACAGTACAAGCGATTATTGCAAATGGATCAGAAGTAGGAATACAATCTGGAGAAGTATTAATGCAGTTATTTCCTATCGCTGTAGTCAATATATTGACGGGAGAGCGTAAACCTCTTTATTTTTTAAATAATGTTGTAGCTATAGCAGGGATTGGGTATCCTACACAATTTTTTGATACTTTACGAAGTTATGGGATCATTCCGATCAGATCAATTTCATTTTCTGATCATCACGTGTATTCTGAAAAAATGTTAACATCTCTTACTAAAAAAGATGAGATATTACTAATGACCGAAAAAGATGCAGTTAAATGTATAGATTTTGCTCACGATAATTGGTGGTACGTGCATACAGAAGTAAAAATCAATAAGATAGATACGCATAATTTATTGAGCATGGTAGAAAATAAGATCAGATATTATAAGGGTTCAAGATACAATGTACAGTAA